From a single Clupea harengus chromosome 24, Ch_v2.0.2, whole genome shotgun sequence genomic region:
- the LOC122128741 gene encoding guanylate-binding protein 1-like — protein MSGGPPWMPAPVCLIENAKEGLRTVESALDILRGIQQPLVVVAVVGLYRTGKSYLMNRLAGQQSGFALGSTLESKTKGIWMWCVPHPSKPGHTLLLLDTEGLGDVGKGDSKNDAWIFCLGVLLSSTLVYNSRGTIDNQALEKLHYVTELTDHIRIKSAAARDEDDEEEDCKFVRFFPGFVWAVRDFTLERKIDGRNVSEDEYLDFALQLKKGQATKVLTYNQPRQCIRNFFPTRKCFTFPFPTSAKKMMNLDSMAEADICPDFLSVANRFCSYVFAESHVKTVQGGHKVTGSRFSHLVKIYVDTINSGAVPCLENAVVAMAEIENQSAMNEGFRLYEQGMGDLSKTFPMDVGTASAEHQRLYAMATKEFLKHSFKDEKGKYTRQLAEKVTLLSEKLITLNMEASEKLCQKLLLGLYATMAINLKQGRYSKAGGYEIYCRDRDAMVAKYRQHDKKGMKGEKVLEEFLQEKNAEANFILKADEKLTEVEKEMAEAREQARVQEQKAKAEEQRSQDLQRALEDERRSQEARVRCLQEKMEEEMQLQREELKQALDSKLKEQREMLEKGFKDQADIMGQEIEQLKKEMQKIQEVKPGFFEQVIMPLANIGTGILSNYLQYKQL, from the exons ATGTCTGGAGGTCCACCCTGGATGCCAGCACCTGTGTGCTTGATTGAGAATGCAAAGGAGGGACTGCGGACAGTGGAATCAGCCCTGGACATCCTCAGGGGGATCCAGCAGCctttggtggtggtggctgtggtGGGGTTGTACCGCACTGGCAAGTCTTACCTCATGAATCGGCTAGCTGGGCAACAGTCAg GCTTTGCTCTGGGCAGCACCCTTGAGTCTAAGACCAAAGGCatctggatgtggtgtgtgcctCACCCCTCTAAACCAG GACATACGCTGTTGCTGCTAGACACTGAAGGACTGGGTGATGTCGGCAAG GGCGATTCGAAGAACGATGCCTGGATCTTCTGTCTGGGCGTGCTGCTCAGTAGCACTCTGGTGTACAACAGCAGAGGCACCATCGACAACCAAGCCCTGGAGAAACTCCA CTATGTGACTGAGCTGACAGATCACATCCGGATAAAGTCAGCTGCCGCCcgtgatgaggatgatgaggaagaggactgTAAGTTTGTCCGCTTCTTCCCCGGCTTCGTCTGGGCCGTTCGGGACTTCACTCTGGAGAGGAAGATCGATGGTCGGAATGTGAGTGAGGATGAGTACCTGGACTTTGCCCTGCAGCTGAAGAAAG GTCAGGCTACTAAAGTGCTGACCTACAACCAACCGAGACAGTGCATCCGGAATTTCTTCCCAACCCGAAAGTGCTTCACATTCCCATTCCCAACGTCCGCAAAGAAAATGATGAACCTAGATTCCATGGCAGAGGCCGACATTTGCCCAGACTTCCTGAGTGTCGCTAACCGCTTCTGCAGTTACGTCTTTGCAGAGAGCCACGTGAAGACGGTACAGGGTGGCCACAAGGTCACCGGCAGCC GGTTCAGCCATCTTGTGAAGATCTACGTAGACACCATCAACAGTGGCGCCGTTCCCTGTCTGGAGAAtgctgtggttgccatggcagagaTTGAAAACCAGTCGGCCATGAATGAGGGCTTCCGGCTCTATGAGCAGGGCATGGGGGATTTGAGTAAGACCTTTCCCATGGATGTTGGAACTGCCTCGGCAGAACACCAACGCCTCTACGCCATGGCAACGAAGGAATTCCTCAAACATTCCTTCAAGGATGAGAAGGGGAAATACACAAGACAGCTGGCG GAGAAGGTGACTCTGCTCTCTGAGAAGCTGATCACTCTGAACATGGAGGCCTCAGAGAAGCTGTGTCAGAAGCTTCTACTGGGTCTGTACGCAACGATGGCCATCAACCTTAAGCAGGGCAGATATTCCAAGGCAGGCGGCTATGAGATCTACTGCCGTGACCGAGACGCCATGGTGGCCAAGTACCGGCAACATGACAAGAAGGGCATGAag GGGGAAAAGGTGTTGGAGGAGTTTCTCCAGGAGAAGAACGCTGAGGCCAACTTCATCCTGAAGGCTGATGAGAAACTCACAGAGGTTGAGAAGGAGATGGCCG AGGCCCGTGAGCAGGCGAGGGTGCAGGAGCAGAAGGCCAAGGCCGAGGAGCAGCGGTCTCAGGACCTGCAGCGCGCCCTGGAGGACGAGCGTCGCAGCCAGGAGGCCCGTGTGAGGTGCCTgcaggagaagatggaggaggagatgcagcTCCAGCGTGAGGAGTTAAAGCAAGCCCTCGATAGCAAACtgaaggagcagagggagatgCTGGAGAAGGGCTTCAAGGACCAGGCTGATATCATGGGCCAGGAGATCGAGCAACTCAAGAAGGAGATGCAGAAGATTCAAGAGGTCAAGCCAGGGTTCTTTGAGCAAGTCATCATGCCTTTAGCCAATATCGGCACTGGAATCCTCTCCAACTACCTGCAGTACAAAC aactctaa
- the LOC105896910 gene encoding guanylate-binding protein 1-like isoform X3 — MSGGPPHMPAPVCLIENAESRLQTVESALDILRGIQQPVVVVAVVGLYRTGKSYLMNRLAGQQSGFALGSTIESKTKGIWMWCVPHPSKPGHTLLLLDTEGLGDVDKGDSKNDAWIFCLAVLLSSTLVYNSRGTIDNQALEKLHYVTELTDHIQIKSADDRDEDDEEEDCKFVRFFPDFVWAVRDFTLERKLNGRDVSEDEYLNFALQLKKGLNNKAVTYNLPRQCIRNFFPARKCFTFPFPTLAKNMTNLDSMAEADLFPDFLSVAKRFCSYVFAESRVKTVQGGHKVTGSRFSHLVKIYVDAINSGSIPCLENAVVAMAEIENQSAVNAGLQLYEQGMGDLSKTFPTDLGTVSAEHHRLSTMARQEFLKRSFKDEEGKYMTQLEEKVSQLSEQLFALNMEASGKLCRKLLLDLYGPMAANIQQGRYAKAGGYEIYCLDRNAMVAKYRQHGKKGMKGEEMLENFIQEKNAEANSILKADETLTESDKKMAEAREQARVQEQKVKAEKQRSQDLQCALEDERCSQEECVARLVEKMEEEKRLQHEELERALESKLKEQREMLEKGFKDKAEIMGQEIEQLKKEKTQIKEAKPGFLEKVFLPIAKIGNNVFSTVLQYKGIRKMFK, encoded by the exons ATGTCTGGAGGTCCACCCCACATGCCAGCGCCTGTGTGCTTGATTGAGAATGCAGAGAGCAGACTGCAAACGGTGGAATCAGCCCTGGACATCCTCAGGGGGATCCAGCagcctgtggtggtggtggctgtggtGGGGTTGTATCGCACTGGCAAGTCTTACCTCATGAATCGGCTAGCTGGGCAACAgtcag GCTTTGCTCTGGGCAGCACCATTGAGTCTAAGACCAAAGGCatctggatgtggtgtgtgcctCACCCCTCTAAACCAG GACACACGCTGTTGCTGCTAGACACTGAAGGATTGGGTGATGTCGACAAG GGCGACTCGAAGAACGATGCCTGGATCTTCTGTCTGGCCGTGCTGCTCAGTAGCACCCTGGTGTACAACAGCAGAGGCACCATCGACAACCAGGCTCTAGAGAAACTCCA CTATGTGACTGAGCTGACAGATCACATCCAGATAAAGTCAGCAGACGATcgtgatgaggatgatgaggaagaggactgTAAGTTTGTCCGCTTCTTCCCTGACTTTGTCTGGGCCGTTCGGGACTTCACTCTGGAGAGGAAGCTCAACGGTCGCGATGTGAGTGAGGACGAGTACCTGAACTTTGCCCTGCAGCTGAAGAAAG GTCTGAATAATAAAGCGGTGACCTACAACCTCCCGAGACAGTGCATCCGGAACTTCTTCCCGGCCCGGAAGTGCTTCACCTTCCCGTTCCCAACGTTGGCGAAAAACATGACGAACCTGGACTCCATGGCTGAGGCCGACCTTTTCCCAGACTTCCTGAGTGTCGCTAAACGCTTCTGCAGTTACGTCTTTGCAGAGAGCCGCGTGAAGACGGTACAGGGTGGCCACAAGGTCACCGGCAGCC GGTTCAGCCATCTTGTGAAGATCTACGTGGACGCCATCAACAGTGGCAGCATTCCCTGTCTGGAGAAtgctgtggttgccatggcagagaTTGAAAACCAGTCAGCCGTGAATGCGGGCCTCCAGCTCTATGAGCAAGGCATGGGGGATTTGAGTAAGACCTTTCCCACGGATCTTGGAACTGTCTCGGCAGAACACCATCGTCTCTCCACCATGGCAAGGCAGGAATTCCTCAAACGTTCCTTCAAGGATGAGGAGGGGAAATACATGACCCAGCTGGAG GAGAAGGTGTCGCAGCTCTCTGAGCAGCTGTTCGCTCTGAACATGGAGGCCTCGGGGAAGCTGTGTCGGAAACTTCTCTTGGATCTGTATGGACCAATGGCCGCCAACATTCAGCAGGGCAGATATGCCAAGGCAGGCGGGTATGAGATCTACTGCCTTGACCGAAACGCCATGGTGGCCAAGTACCGGCAACATGGCAAGAAAGGCATGAAG GGGGAAGAGATGTTGGAGAATTTTATCCAGGAGAAGAACGCTGAGGCCAACTCCATCCTGAAGGCTGACGAGACACTCACAGAGTCCGACAAAAAGATGGCAG AGGCCCGTGAGCAGGCGAGGGTGCAGGAGCAGAAGGTCAAAGCCGAAAAGCAGCGGTCTCAGGACCTGCAGTGCGCCCTGGAGGACGAGCGTTGCAgccaggaggagtgtgtggcacGCCTggtggagaagatggaggaggagaagcggcTCCAGCACGAGGAGTTGGAGCGAGCCCTGGAGAGCAAACtgaaggagcagagggagatgCTGGAGAAGGGCTTCAAAGACAAGGCTGAGATCATGGGCCAGGAGATCGAGCAACTCAAGAAGGAGAAGACTCAGATTAAAGAGGCCAAGCCAGGGTTCCTCGAGAAAGTCTTCCTGCCTATAGCCAAGATCGGCAATAATGTCTTCTCCACCGTCCTGCAGTACAAAGGCATTCGTAAAATGTTTAAGTAG
- the LOC105896910 gene encoding guanylate-binding protein 1-like isoform X2 produces the protein MSGGPPRMPAPVCLIENAEGGLRTVESALNILRGIQQPLVVVAVVGLYRTGKSYLMNRLAGKQSGFALGSTIESKTKGIWMWCVPHPSKPGHTLLLLDTEGLGDVDKGDSKNDAWIFCLAVLLSSTLVYNSRGTIDNQALEKLHYVTELTDHIQIKSAGARDEDDEEEEDCKFVRFFPDFIWAVRDFTLERKLNGRDVSEDEYLDFALQLKKGLTNKAVTYNLPRQCIRNFFPGRKCFTFPFPTSTNNMRNLDSMAEADLFPDFLSVAKRFCSYVFAESRVKTVQGGHKVTGSRFSHLVKIYVDTINSGAVPCLENAVVAMAEIENQSAVKAGLQLYEQGMGGLSKTFPTDLGTVSAEHHRLSTMARQEFLKRSFKDEGGKYMTQLEEKVSQISEQLFAMNMEASEKLCRKLLLDLYGPMAANIQQGRYSKSGGYEIYCRDRDAMVAKYRQHGKKGMKGEEVLEKFLQERNAEANSILKADETLTESDKKMAEAREQARVQEQKVKAEKQRSQDLQCALEDERCSQEECVARLVEKMEEEKRLQHEELERALESKLKEQREMLEKGFKDKAEIMGQEIEQLKKEKTQIKEAKPGFLEKVFLPIAKIGNNVFSTVLQYKGIRKMFK, from the exons ATGTCTGGAGGTCCACCCCGCATGCCAGCACCTGTGTGCTTGATTGAGAATGCAGAGGGGGGACTGCGGACGGTGGAATCGGCCCTGAACATCCTCAGGGGGATCCAGCAGCctttggtggtggtggctgtggtGGGGTTGTACCGCACTGGCAAGTCTTACCTCATGAATCGGCTAGCTGGCAAACAGTCAG GCTTTGCTCTGGGCAGCACCATTGAGTCTAAGACCAAAGGCatctggatgtggtgtgtgcctCACCCCTCTAAGCCAG GACATACACTGTTGCTGCTAGACACTGAAGGACTGGGTGATGTCGACAAG GGCGACTCGAAGAACGATGCCTGGATCTTCTGTCTGGCCGTGCTGCTCAGTAGCACCCTGGTGTACAACAGCAGAGGCACCATCGACAACCAGGCTCTAGAGAAACTCCA CTATGTGACTGAGCTGACAGATCACATCCAGATAAAGTCAGCGGGCGCCCGTGATGAggatgacgaggaggaggaggactgtaAGTTTGTCCGCTTCTTCCCGGACTTCATCTGGGCCGTTCGGGACTTCACTCTGGAGAGGAAGCTCAACGGTCGTGATGTGAGCGAGGACGAGTACCTGGACTTTGCCCTGCAGCTGAAGAAAG GTCTGACTAATAAAGCGGTGACCTACAACCTTCCGAGACAGTGCATCCGGAACTTCTTCCCGGGCCGGAAGTGCTTCACCTTCCCGTTCCCAACGTCCACGAACAACATGAGGAACCTGGACTCCATGGCTGAGGCCGACCTTTTCCCAGACTTCCTGAGTGTCGCTAAACGCTTCTGCAGTTACGTCTTTGCAGAGAGCCGCGTGAAGACGGTACAGGGTGGCCACAAGGTCACCGGCAGCC GGTTCAGCCATCTTGTGAAGATCTACGTGGACACCATCAACAGTGGCGCCGTTCCCTGTCTGGAGAAtgctgtggttgccatggcagagaTTGAAAACCAGTCAGCTGTGAAAGCGGGCCTCCAGCTCTATGAGCAGGGCATGGGGGGTTTGAGTAAGACCTTTCCCACGGATCTTGGAACTGTCTCGGCAGAACACCATCGTCTCTCCACCATGGCAAGGCAGGAATTCCTCAAACGTTCCTTCAAGGATGAGGGGGGGAAATACATGACACAGCTGGAG GAGAAGGTGTCGCAGATCTCTGAGCAGCTGTTCGCTATGAACATGGAGGCCTCGGAGAAGCTGTGTCGGAAGCTTCTCTTGGATCTGTATGGACCGATGGCCGCCAACATTCAGCAGGGCAGATATTCCAAGTCAGGCGGCTATGAGATCTACTGCCGTGACCGAGACGCCATGGTGGCCAAGTACCGGCAACATGGCAAGAAGGGCATGAAG GGGGAAGAGGTGTTGGAGAAGTTTCTCCAGGAGAGGAACGCTGAGGCCAACTCCATCTTGAAGGCTGACGAGACACTCACAGAGTCTGACAAGAAGATGGCAG AGGCCCGTGAGCAGGCGAGGGTGCAGGAGCAGAAGGTCAAAGCCGAAAAGCAGCGGTCTCAGGACCTGCAGTGCGCCCTGGAGGACGAGCGTTGCAgccaggaggagtgtgtggcacGCCTggtggagaagatggaggaggagaagcggcTCCAGCACGAGGAGTTGGAGCGAGCCCTGGAGAGCAAACtgaaggagcagagggagatgCTGGAGAAGGGCTTCAAAGACAAGGCTGAGATCATGGGCCAGGAGATCGAGCAACTCAAGAAGGAGAAGACTCAGATTAAAGAGGCCAAGCCAGGGTTCCTCGAGAAAGTCTTCCTGCCTATAGCCAAGATCGGCAATAATGTCTTCTCCACCGTCCTGCAGTACAAAGGCATTCGTAAAATGTTTAAGTAG
- the LOC105896910 gene encoding guanylate-binding protein 1-like isoform X1, whose product MSGGPPRMPAPVCLIENAEGGLRTVESALNILRGIQQPLVVVAVVGLYRTGKSYLMNRLAGKQSGFALGSTIESKTKGIWMWCVPHPSKPGHTLLLLDTEGLGDVDKGDSKNDAWIFCLAVLLSSTLVYNSRGTIDNQALEKLHYVTELTDHIQIKSAGARDEDDEEEEDCKFVRFFPDFIWAVRDFTLERKLNGRDVSEDEYLDFALQLKKGLTNKAVTYNLPRQCIRNFFPGRKCFTFPFPTSTNNMRNLDSMAEADLFPDFLSVAKRFCSYVFAESRVKTVQGGHKVTGSRFSHLVKIYVDTINSGAVPCLENAVVAMAEIENQSAVKAGLQLYEQGMGGLSKTFPTDLGTVSAEHHRLSTMARQEFLKRSFKDEGGKYMTQLEEKVSQISEQLFAMNMEASEKLCRKLLLDLYGPMAANIQQGRYSKSGGYEIYCRDRDAMVAKYRQHGKKGMKGEEVLEKFLQERNAEANSILKADETLTESDKKMAEAREQARVQEQKVKAEEQRSQDLQRALEDERRSQEERMRRLEEKMEEEKKLQHEELERALESKLKEQREMMEKGFKDKAETMGQEIEQLKKEQKTNQEAKPGFLEKVFLPIAKIGSNIFSTFLQYKGMRKMFK is encoded by the exons ATGTCTGGAGGTCCACCCCGCATGCCAGCACCTGTGTGCTTGATTGAGAATGCAGAGGGGGGACTGCGGACGGTGGAATCGGCCCTGAACATCCTCAGGGGGATCCAGCAGCctttggtggtggtggctgtggtGGGGTTGTACCGCACTGGCAAGTCTTACCTCATGAATCGGCTAGCTGGCAAACAGTCAG GCTTTGCTCTGGGCAGCACCATTGAGTCTAAGACCAAAGGCatctggatgtggtgtgtgcctCACCCCTCTAAGCCAG GACATACACTGTTGCTGCTAGACACTGAAGGACTGGGTGATGTCGACAAG GGCGACTCGAAGAACGATGCCTGGATCTTCTGTCTGGCCGTGCTGCTCAGTAGCACCCTGGTGTACAACAGCAGAGGCACCATCGACAACCAGGCTCTAGAGAAACTCCA CTATGTGACTGAGCTGACAGATCACATCCAGATAAAGTCAGCGGGCGCCCGTGATGAggatgacgaggaggaggaggactgtaAGTTTGTCCGCTTCTTCCCGGACTTCATCTGGGCCGTTCGGGACTTCACTCTGGAGAGGAAGCTCAACGGTCGTGATGTGAGCGAGGACGAGTACCTGGACTTTGCCCTGCAGCTGAAGAAAG GTCTGACTAATAAAGCGGTGACCTACAACCTTCCGAGACAGTGCATCCGGAACTTCTTCCCGGGCCGGAAGTGCTTCACCTTCCCGTTCCCAACGTCCACGAACAACATGAGGAACCTGGACTCCATGGCTGAGGCCGACCTTTTCCCAGACTTCCTGAGTGTCGCTAAACGCTTCTGCAGTTACGTCTTTGCAGAGAGCCGCGTGAAGACGGTACAGGGTGGCCACAAGGTCACCGGCAGCC GGTTCAGCCATCTTGTGAAGATCTACGTGGACACCATCAACAGTGGCGCCGTTCCCTGTCTGGAGAAtgctgtggttgccatggcagagaTTGAAAACCAGTCAGCTGTGAAAGCGGGCCTCCAGCTCTATGAGCAGGGCATGGGGGGTTTGAGTAAGACCTTTCCCACGGATCTTGGAACTGTCTCGGCAGAACACCATCGTCTCTCCACCATGGCAAGGCAGGAATTCCTCAAACGTTCCTTCAAGGATGAGGGGGGGAAATACATGACACAGCTGGAG GAGAAGGTGTCGCAGATCTCTGAGCAGCTGTTCGCTATGAACATGGAGGCCTCGGAGAAGCTGTGTCGGAAGCTTCTCTTGGATCTGTATGGACCGATGGCCGCCAACATTCAGCAGGGCAGATATTCCAAGTCAGGCGGCTATGAGATCTACTGCCGTGACCGAGACGCCATGGTGGCCAAGTACCGGCAACATGGCAAGAAGGGCATGAAG GGGGAAGAGGTGTTGGAGAAGTTTCTCCAGGAGAGGAACGCTGAGGCCAACTCCATCTTGAAGGCTGACGAGACACTCACAGAGTCTGACAAGAAGATGGCAG aggccCGTGAGCAGGCGAGGGTGCAGGAGCAGAAGGTCAAGGCCGAGGAGCAGCGGTCTCAGGACCTGCAGCGCGCCCTGGAGGACGAGCGTCGCAGTCAGGAGGAGCGTATGAGGCGCctggaggagaagatggaggaggagaagaagctcCAGCACGAGGAGCTGGAGCGAGCCCTGGAGAGCAAACtgaaggagcagagggagatgaTGGAGAAGGGCTTCAAAGACAAGGCTGAGACCATGGGCCAGGAGATCGAGCAACTCAAGAAGGAGCAGAAGACGAATCAAGAGGCCAAGCCAGGGTTCCTCGAGAAAGTCTTCCTGCCTATAGCCAAGATCGGCAGTAATATCTTCTCCACCTTCCTGCAGTACAAAGGCATGCGTAAAATGTTTAAGTAG